A genomic region of Oncorhynchus mykiss isolate Arlee chromosome 2, USDA_OmykA_1.1, whole genome shotgun sequence contains the following coding sequences:
- the LOC110538793 gene encoding G protein-activated inward rectifier potassium channel 4 isoform X1 has protein sequence MNCFKRRFGQDVEKQDQKLSKPRWDTPKNKVPTDRTMVVGGRQGGACKGSNRSGRTLRKRRQRYVEKDGKCNVHHGNVREKYRYMTDIFTTLVDLKWRFNLLVFTLVYTTTWVFFGLIWWLIAYIRGDLDHTDDGDWIPCVNNLNGFVSAFLFSIETETTIGYGYRVITDKCPEGILLLLVQAILGSIVNAFMVGCMFVKISQPKKRAETLMFSHKAVISVRDSKLCLMFRVGDLRNSHIVEASIRAKLIRSKQTKEGEFIPLNQTDINVGFDTGDDRLFLVSPLIICHEFNEGSPFWEISQEQLEREEFEVVVILEGMVEATGMTCQARSSYLDSEVMWGERFTPVLSLEEGFYEVDYESFHHTYPTPTPTCSAQELAELAKKGEAIPLPPQSPPPVLEPPPPGPEKEEDRGEEEVGVEELGDGEGDNISNGDANRMGDGYE, from the exons ATGAATTGCTTCAAAAGGCGTTTTGGACAGGATGTGGAGAAACAGGACCAAAAGCTGTCAAAACCAAGATGGGATACACCCAAAAACAAG GTGCCCACAGACCGGACCATGGTGGTGGGTGGCAGGCAAGGTGGGGCCTGTAAAGGTTCCAACCGTTCAGGACGTACCCTGAGGAAACGGCGCCAGCGCTACGTGGAGAAGGATGGCAAGTGCAACGTGCATCACGGCAACGTGCGCGAGAAATACCGCTACATGACAGACATCTTCACTACCCTGGTGGACCTGAAGTGGCGCTTTAACCTGCTGGTGTTCACCCTGGTCTACACAACCACCTGGGTGTTCTTCGGTCTCATCTGGTGGCTCATCGCCTACATCCGCGGAGACCTGGACCACACCGATGATGGAGACTGGATCCCCTGCGTGAACAACCTCAACGGCTTTGTCTCCGCCTTTCTCTTCTCCATCGAGACGGAGACCACCATCGGCTACGGCTACCGGGTCATCACTGATAAATGCCCAGAGGGGATTCTCCTGCTTTTAGTCCAGGCCATCCTGGGCTCCATTGTTAATGCCTTCATGGTGGGATGCATGTTCGTCAAGATCTCCCAGCCAAAGAAGCGAGCCGAGACTCTCATGTTCTCCCACAAGGCGGTGATCTCTGTGAGGGACAGCAAGCTGTGTCTGATGTTCAGGGTCGGAGACCTGAGGAACTCACACATCGTGGAGGCCTCCATCCGGGCCAAGCTGATCCGCTCCAAGCAGACCAAGGAAGGGGAGTTTATCCCTCTCAATCAGACGGATATCAATGTGGGCTTCGATACGGGGGACGACAGGCTCTTCCTGGTGTCGCCACTCATCATCTGTCACGAGTTCAACGAGGGCAGTCCCTTCTGGGAGATCTCACAGGaacagctggagagagaggagtttgAGGTAGTGGTCATCCTGGAGGGCATGGTGGAAGCCACAG gaATGACATGCCAGGCGCGCAGCTCCTACCTAGACTCAGAGGTCATGTGGGGGGAGCGCTTCACCCCTGTGCTCTCCCTAGAGGAGGGCTTCTACGAGGTGGACTATGAATCCTTTCACCACACCTACCCTACCCCGACCCCCACCTGCTCTGCCCAAGAGCTGGCCGAGCTGGCCAAGAAGGGAGAGGCCATCCCCCTACCTCCCCAGTCCCCACCTCCAGTCCTGGAGCCACCCCCACCAGGTCCAGagaaggaggaagacagaggggaggaagaggttGGGGTGGAGGAActaggggatggagagggggataaCATTAGCAATGGAGATGCCAACAGGATGGGTGATGGGTATGAATGA
- the LOC110538793 gene encoding G protein-activated inward rectifier potassium channel 4 isoform X2: MNCFKRRFGQDVEKQDQKLSKPRWDTPKNKVPTDRTMVVGGRQGGACKGSNRSGRTLRKRRQRYVEKDGKCNVHHGNVREKYRYMTDIFTTLVDLKWRFNLLVFTLVYTTTWVFFGLIWWLIAYIRGDLDHTDDGDWIPCVNNLNGFVSAFLFSIETETTIGYGYRVITDKCPEGILLLLVQAILGSIVNAFMVGCMFVKISQPKKRAETLMFSHKAVISVRDSKLCLMFRVGDLRNSHIVEASIRAKLIRSKQTKEGEFIPLNQTDINVGFDTGDDRLFLVSPLIICHEFNEGSPFWEISQEQLEREEFEVVVILEGMVEATGMDVPQGQKGTAWRRRCVLCKIKSPTPDVVHRPTDLPVAAGYDRA; encoded by the exons ATGAATTGCTTCAAAAGGCGTTTTGGACAGGATGTGGAGAAACAGGACCAAAAGCTGTCAAAACCAAGATGGGATACACCCAAAAACAAG GTGCCCACAGACCGGACCATGGTGGTGGGTGGCAGGCAAGGTGGGGCCTGTAAAGGTTCCAACCGTTCAGGACGTACCCTGAGGAAACGGCGCCAGCGCTACGTGGAGAAGGATGGCAAGTGCAACGTGCATCACGGCAACGTGCGCGAGAAATACCGCTACATGACAGACATCTTCACTACCCTGGTGGACCTGAAGTGGCGCTTTAACCTGCTGGTGTTCACCCTGGTCTACACAACCACCTGGGTGTTCTTCGGTCTCATCTGGTGGCTCATCGCCTACATCCGCGGAGACCTGGACCACACCGATGATGGAGACTGGATCCCCTGCGTGAACAACCTCAACGGCTTTGTCTCCGCCTTTCTCTTCTCCATCGAGACGGAGACCACCATCGGCTACGGCTACCGGGTCATCACTGATAAATGCCCAGAGGGGATTCTCCTGCTTTTAGTCCAGGCCATCCTGGGCTCCATTGTTAATGCCTTCATGGTGGGATGCATGTTCGTCAAGATCTCCCAGCCAAAGAAGCGAGCCGAGACTCTCATGTTCTCCCACAAGGCGGTGATCTCTGTGAGGGACAGCAAGCTGTGTCTGATGTTCAGGGTCGGAGACCTGAGGAACTCACACATCGTGGAGGCCTCCATCCGGGCCAAGCTGATCCGCTCCAAGCAGACCAAGGAAGGGGAGTTTATCCCTCTCAATCAGACGGATATCAATGTGGGCTTCGATACGGGGGACGACAGGCTCTTCCTGGTGTCGCCACTCATCATCTGTCACGAGTTCAACGAGGGCAGTCCCTTCTGGGAGATCTCACAGGaacagctggagagagaggagtttgAGGTAGTGGTCATCCTGGAGGGCATGGTGGAAGCCACAG gcatggatgtgcctcagggccaaaagggcacagcatggaggcgtcgctgtgttctcTGCAAAATTAAGTCCCCCACCCCCGAtgttgtgcatcgccccacggacctcccggttgcggccggttacgacagagcttga